GCCTGGTGCGCGTCCATGCCGGAGGACTGGGGCTACACCCCCGAGAACATGACAGGACCGATCCGCGGTGCCGCCCTGCCGATGGCCTTCAACCGCCAGCCCCACTACACGAAGGGGTTGTTGTTGGTCGGCGACGCCGGCGGCCTGGTGAACCCCTTCAACGGCGAGGGCATCGCCTACGCCATGGAGTCCGGCCAGATCGCCGCCGACGTCATCGTCCAGGCCCAGGCGCGGTCCACTCCCGCGGGGCGTGAGATGGCCCTGCAGCGCTATCCGCGCGTGCTGAAGGACACCTACGGCGGTTACTACACGCTGGGCCGCGCCTTCGTGAAGCTCATCGGCAACCCGAAGGTCATGAAGATCGCGGCCCAGCGCGGCCTGACCCACCCGCTGCTCATGAAGTTCACGCTGAAGATGCTCGCCAACCTCACCGACCCCACGGGCGGCGACGCGATGGACCGGATCATCAACGGGCTGAGCAAGGTGGCGCCGAAGGCGTGACGTGAGCCCCTGCGCGGGAGCACCCTGGAGAGATGGACGCAGGGGTCGCTCTACCCGTCTTCGTCATCCTCATCGCGGTGTCCGTGTGGGCGCTGGTCCGCTCCCTCAGGCGCTGACGGTGCCCTGGCTGCCCTGACTGCCGTTCAGCGCCTCGATGTTGGCCGCCCGGCGGGCGAACACCTCGTCCCGCCGGTCCGCCACCTGCCGCAGCGCCTCCTTCCGCTCGCGCTTGGACAGCCGGTCCAGATACACGTGCCCGTTCACATGGTCGGTCTCGTGCGCCAGACAGCGCGCGAAATACCCGGTCCCCTCGATCACGAGCGGCTCGCCGTCCCTGTCGACCCCGCGCACCACGGCCCGGTCCGGACGCGGTACGTCCATCACGGCGCCCGGCACCGACAGGCACCCCTCGCTCTCGTCGAGCAGCCTGCGCCCGGCCGGGGCGAGCTGTTCCAGCACCGGGTTCACGACATGCCCGACATGCCGGACGCCGTCGTCGTCCGGGCAGTCGTAGACGAACAGCCGCAGGCCGACGTCGACTTGGTTGGCCGCGAGGCCCGCCCCTTCCGCGATGTACATCGTCAGGAACATGTCGTCGATCAGCGCGGCGAGATCGGGCCCGAACTCGGTCACGTCCCGGCACGGCTTGTGCAGGACCTCCTCGCCGACCTCGGTGACACGCCGGACCCGCCCACGCCGGGCCTCGGGCGCGAGCCGCGGATACGAGTCGGTGGGCCTGCCCTGGACGAACACACTGGGCATGGTGACTTCTCCTGTCTGCCGGGGAACATGGGCGCGGCGAGCAGGACGCCGGGCCCGTGACGCTTCCGGCCACCGGGCCCCTCCCTGCCCTCCGCCGCCCATGACAACAGAACACATCCAACAACCCCGGCGACAGACAGACCACACTCGCGGACGGCTCCGCCAGGTGGGGTCGGGGAGTGAAGCCCGGCCGTGCGCGGCGGCGTTGCGCAGGCGCAGTTCCGGGGGCACGGGGGATCTCCCGCGCGGCGACGGCGACGGGTGCGCCCGGTGTGGCCTCTTCGTGACCGACCCCGAAGGGGGCAAGTCCGGCATTACGTACGGCGGGACGCCCTCGCGGGGCGAGGAATCGCCCCGGCCGGCTCATGGGCCCGGCGACGAGGGGCCTGGGCGGCCCCGCTCCGCGCGACCGCGGCCTACCGCCTCGTCCACCCCGCGCGTCACTCCACAACCGCTCCACGGCGCGCACAGCGATCCCGGCTCGGCGCGGGCCGGTTCGCGGGCCGGCTTCGCCCAACACGGCCGAACCGGGGTTGGTTTCGGCCGGTATGTGCCGGAAGGGCCGCTGCCCCCGAGCGGCTGCGGCCCTTACCGAGCTGGACTACCGGTGTCAGAGCACCCGCACCGCGCCGGTCGGCGGGTCGTAGGACAGCGGCTTCTCGGCGACACCCGTCGAGGGGTTCTGCGCGCCGACGAACATGCCGTCACCGACGTACACCGCCACGTGGTACGCGCTGCCCGCGCTGCCCCAGTACAGGATGTCGCCCGGCTGCAGGTTGCTCAGCGAGACCTGGGTGCCGGCGGTCGACTGGTCCTGCGAGACGCGGGGCAGGTCGACCCCGATCTGGGCGAACGCGGCCTGGACGAGCCCGGAGCAGTCCCACGAGTTGGGGCCCGTGCCGCCGGAGACGTAGGCGTCACCGACCTGTGCCTTCACGAAGGCGAGGACGGCCGCGGCCGAACCGGTGGCCGTGGACGAGCTCGTGGAGACACTGGTGCTCGCCGAGGCGGACAGGGTGGACCGGGCGGAGCTGCGCGAGGCGGCTTCCTCGGCGGCGGCCTTGCGTGCCGCCTCGGCCTTCTTCTTGGCCTCAGCCTTCTTCTTGGCCTGGGCGAGGTCCGCCTTGGCCTGCTTCGCGGCATTCGCGGCAGCCGTGTCGCGCTCGGCCTGCAGCTGGTAGTTGGCGGCTGCCTGCTGCATCGCGTCGGCGGACTCGGCGACCTGGCTTCCCAGATCGGCCGACAGGGCGGGCAGTTCGAGGGTCTGCGTCGTCGACTCGGCGGCGAACGCCGAAGCCGACGCGCCCGCCGCCGCCATGCTGAGTACGCCACCGGCGACGCCGGCGCGCACGGCGATGGAAGTCGTCGCGCTGCGGCGGGGTTTCCGGTGGCTGCGTATGTGAGCGGTGTGGGACATGAGAACAAGCGGTATCAGGGGCTCCTCCATACCTTCAAGAAACGTGTGCTGCGCCACAATTGTTCAACG
This is a stretch of genomic DNA from Streptomyces sp. NBC_00285. It encodes these proteins:
- the def gene encoding peptide deformylase, whose protein sequence is MPSVFVQGRPTDSYPRLAPEARRGRVRRVTEVGEEVLHKPCRDVTEFGPDLAALIDDMFLTMYIAEGAGLAANQVDVGLRLFVYDCPDDDGVRHVGHVVNPVLEQLAPAGRRLLDESEGCLSVPGAVMDVPRPDRAVVRGVDRDGEPLVIEGTGYFARCLAHETDHVNGHVYLDRLSKRERKEALRQVADRRDEVFARRAANIEALNGSQGSQGTVSA
- a CDS encoding C40 family peptidase, translated to MSHTAHIRSHRKPRRSATTSIAVRAGVAGGVLSMAAAGASASAFAAESTTQTLELPALSADLGSQVAESADAMQQAAANYQLQAERDTAAANAAKQAKADLAQAKKKAEAKKKAEAARKAAAEEAASRSSARSTLSASASTSVSTSSSTATGSAAAVLAFVKAQVGDAYVSGGTGPNSWDCSGLVQAAFAQIGVDLPRVSQDQSTAGTQVSLSNLQPGDILYWGSAGSAYHVAVYVGDGMFVGAQNPSTGVAEKPLSYDPPTGAVRVL